One genomic segment of Impatiens glandulifera chromosome 6, dImpGla2.1, whole genome shotgun sequence includes these proteins:
- the LOC124941274 gene encoding double-stranded RNA-binding protein 1-like isoform X2 produces MHKSKLHQFCQQKLWKLPEYSNSKDGPDHNSCFTTTITVNGVSFQSSNPCRTIKAAQDSAAEVALNHLSGSGSNSEANDNSLSSALPASQNGLEAELTIQEHTGNVTQSLLIPSGVKRNKKSQDGHHWYKHRLQIYAQKKNIDLPGYSFERQGPQHASRFKCKVTVGGQCYESTNFFVTLKEAQNDAAKIAFDQISLNEDQKDDFVLHKNALQELAHKRGFLSPSYTTTSCGPGHAPTFLATVLVDGKMYQGVAAKSKKQAEVNAAKSAYDSLKNGALHLNEQHQPIALTEENLQMAIKCETQLENKEPILSEPNTQTAADNGKAIMCETQLENKEPVLSEPNTKTAADNGKAIMCETQLENKEPVLSEPNTKTAADNGKRPRSPTQCENVLQARKEMTIERPLHKILVYSSQSPRPKVPNLEGK; encoded by the exons ATGCACAAATCTAAGCTTCATCAATTCTGTCAACAGAAACTATGGAAACTTCCAGAGTATTCGAATTCAAAGGATGGTCCAGATCACAACTCGTGTTTCACCACCACTATCACCGTTAACGGCGTTAGCTTTCAATCTTCCAATCCTTGCCGAACTATTAAAGCAGCTCAGGATAGCGCTGCTGAGGTTGCTTTGAATCATTTATCTGGTTCCGGTTCTAACTCTGAAGCGAATGATAATTCTTTGTCTTCTG CTCTCCCTGCTTCACAAAATGGATTGGAAGCTGAATTGACTATACAAGAACACACGGGAAATGTGACTCAAAGTCTTCTTATCCCTTCAGGAGTAAAACGCAACAAGAAGTCTCAAG ATGGACACCATTGGTACAAACATCGATTACAAATATATgctcaaaagaaaaatatagatTTGCCTGGATATTCATTTGAGCGTCAAGGTCCTCAACATGCTAGTCGTTTCAAGTGTAAGGTTACTGTTGGTGGACAGTGTTACGAGAGTACAAATTTTTTCGTCACTCTAAAAGAAGCTCAAAATGATGCAGCAAAGATTGCTTTCGAccaaatttcattaaatgaaGATCAGAAG GAtgattttgttcttcataaaaATGCCTTGCAAGAATTGGCTCACAAAAGAGGCTTCTTGAGTCCAAGTTATACGACTACAAGTTGTGGTCCAGGTCACGCGCCTACTTTCCTTGCAACGGTGTTAGTAGATGGAAAAATGTATCAAGGGGTAGCTGCGAAAAGCAAAAAACAGGCTGAAGTCAACGCAGCAAAGTCAGCATATGATTCACTTAAAAATG GAGCATTGCACTTAAATGAACAACATCAGCCTATAGCTCTCACCGAGGAGAATCTTCAAATGG CTATAAAGTGTGAAACACAACTAGAGAACAAAGAACCAATTCTGAGCGAGCCAAATACCCAAACTGCTGCCGACAATGGTAAAGCTATAATGTGTGAAACACAACTAGAGAACAAAGAACCGGTTCTGAGCGAGCCAAATACCAAAACTGCTGCCGACAATGGTAAAGCTATAATGTGTGAAACACAACTAGAGAACAAAGAACCGGTTCTGAGCGAGCCAAATACCAAAACTGCTGCCGACAATGGTAAAAGGCCAAGGAGCCCAACACAATGTGAAAATGT GCTGCAAGCTAGAAAAGAAATGACCATTGAGAGGCCTCTTCATAAGATTTTGGTGTATTCAAGTCAAAGTCCAAGGCCAAAGGTCCCAAATTTGGAGGGAAAGTGA
- the LOC124941274 gene encoding double-stranded RNA-binding protein 1-like isoform X1 codes for MHKSKLHQFCQQKLWKLPEYSNSKDGPDHNSCFTTTITVNGVSFQSSNPCRTIKAAQDSAAEVALNHLSGSGSNSEANDNSLSSALPASQNGLEAELTIQEHTGNVTQSLLIPSGVKRNKKSQDGHHWYKHRLQIYAQKKNIDLPGYSFERQGPQHASRFKCKVTVGGQCYESTNFFVTLKEAQNDAAKIAFDQISLNEDQKDDFVLHKNALQELAHKRGFLSPSYTTTSCGPGHAPTFLATVLVDGKMYQGVAAKSKKQAEVNAAKSAYDSLKNGALHLNEQHQPIALTEENLQMAIKCETQLESKEPVPREPNTQTAADNGKAIKCETQLENKEPILSEPNTQTAADNGKAIMCETQLENKEPVLSEPNTKTAADNGKAIMCETQLENKEPVLSEPNTKTAADNGKRPRSPTQCENVLQARKEMTIERPLHKILVYSSQSPRPKVPNLEGK; via the exons ATGCACAAATCTAAGCTTCATCAATTCTGTCAACAGAAACTATGGAAACTTCCAGAGTATTCGAATTCAAAGGATGGTCCAGATCACAACTCGTGTTTCACCACCACTATCACCGTTAACGGCGTTAGCTTTCAATCTTCCAATCCTTGCCGAACTATTAAAGCAGCTCAGGATAGCGCTGCTGAGGTTGCTTTGAATCATTTATCTGGTTCCGGTTCTAACTCTGAAGCGAATGATAATTCTTTGTCTTCTG CTCTCCCTGCTTCACAAAATGGATTGGAAGCTGAATTGACTATACAAGAACACACGGGAAATGTGACTCAAAGTCTTCTTATCCCTTCAGGAGTAAAACGCAACAAGAAGTCTCAAG ATGGACACCATTGGTACAAACATCGATTACAAATATATgctcaaaagaaaaatatagatTTGCCTGGATATTCATTTGAGCGTCAAGGTCCTCAACATGCTAGTCGTTTCAAGTGTAAGGTTACTGTTGGTGGACAGTGTTACGAGAGTACAAATTTTTTCGTCACTCTAAAAGAAGCTCAAAATGATGCAGCAAAGATTGCTTTCGAccaaatttcattaaatgaaGATCAGAAG GAtgattttgttcttcataaaaATGCCTTGCAAGAATTGGCTCACAAAAGAGGCTTCTTGAGTCCAAGTTATACGACTACAAGTTGTGGTCCAGGTCACGCGCCTACTTTCCTTGCAACGGTGTTAGTAGATGGAAAAATGTATCAAGGGGTAGCTGCGAAAAGCAAAAAACAGGCTGAAGTCAACGCAGCAAAGTCAGCATATGATTCACTTAAAAATG GAGCATTGCACTTAAATGAACAACATCAGCCTATAGCTCTCACCGAGGAGAATCTTCAAATGG cTATAAAGTGTGAAACACAACTAGAGAGCAAAGAACCGGTTCCTAGGGAGCCAAATACCCAAACTGCTGCCGATAATGGTAAAGCTATAAAGTGTGAAACACAACTAGAGAACAAAGAACCAATTCTGAGCGAGCCAAATACCCAAACTGCTGCCGACAATGGTAAAGCTATAATGTGTGAAACACAACTAGAGAACAAAGAACCGGTTCTGAGCGAGCCAAATACCAAAACTGCTGCCGACAATGGTAAAGCTATAATGTGTGAAACACAACTAGAGAACAAAGAACCGGTTCTGAGCGAGCCAAATACCAAAACTGCTGCCGACAATGGTAAAAGGCCAAGGAGCCCAACACAATGTGAAAATGT GCTGCAAGCTAGAAAAGAAATGACCATTGAGAGGCCTCTTCATAAGATTTTGGTGTATTCAAGTCAAAGTCCAAGGCCAAAGGTCCCAAATTTGGAGGGAAAGTGA